The Rhodohalobacter sp. 614A genomic interval GTTCCGTTCTTCACCAGTTCCCAATGGAATAACTATCAAATTGCTTTCTTCAAATCCTAAATCTTTTTGCTGAATAAACCGCATCTGTTTCAGAATAACGAGAGATGAAACCATCAGGGTGATACAAATCAAAAACTGGAAAACCACCATCGATCGTCTGCCCCAGGAAAATGAATTTTTTGTGTTGACTCCGGCATCTCCTTTCAAAACTTTCTTTGCTGAAAAAGAGGTCAGATAAAATGCGGGATAGATTCCTGCTAATAGAGCCGTTAAAACCATCAGACTAACAAAAATACTCATGCTGACCGGTTCAAACAGCATACTTGAATTCAACTCCTGGTTGAAAAGAGTATTAAAGCCGGGGAGAATCGTTTCAATAATCATTAATGACAGCAAAAAAGAGATCCCCGTTAAGGCAAAGGCTTCACCCAAAAATTGAAAAATCAGGTGAGCTCTTCCCGAACCAAGTGCTTTTCTGATGCCTACCTCTTTCGCTCTTTTTCGAGCCCTGGCTGTCGACAAATTAATGTAGTTCACGCATGCATTCAGAAGAATCAAAAAGGCAATGGCAAGAATAATCTGAATGGTTCGAATACTGCCGTTCTGTTCCAGTTCTCCCTCCAGGTTGGAATAGAGGTGAATATCGGTCAGCGCCTGAGGTGTATATGTAAACTCAATACCCAATTCTTGTGCCTGCTCCCCAAATTTACTCTCCAGGATGGATGGAAGCTTTTGCATTAAAGATTTGATAGATGCTTTTTCTTCAAGCAAAAAATACGTTCGGTTATTGAAAGAAAACCAACTGTCGTCCTCAGAAGAACCAAGGGTATTGAAGGTTGCAATAAACTGGGGACGAAAATGAGAATTGGCCGGCCAGTCATCAACGACTCCCGTAACCCTATAGGTATCGTTACTAAGTTGAATAGTTTTTCCCAATGGATTCGCGCTATTAAAATAAGTTTCGGAGACCGATTGTGTAATGACAATAGAATTGGGATTACTTAAAAACTCAGGCTCATTCCCTTCTATAACAGAAACCGAAAAGATGTCGAAGAAATTCTGATCCGTCCAGTAAAAATCTTCAATGGTAACCGTTTGATCCTCAATTTCTATTCTTGCACTATTTGTCCGGCTGAGGTGAGTGGCCATTTCCACTTCCGGCAGTTCGTCCTTTAATGCTTGAACTAACGGAACTGGTGTATACGCTCTCTCAATCACTTCATTCTCCGTTTCTGCAACAGAGGTCATCCGGTAGATTCGGTCTGATTTTTCATGAAACGTATCAAAACTCAGTTCATACCTCGCAAACAGAACAAGCAGAAGGCAGGCAGACAGACCAATGGTTAAACCGGCTATATTGATAAAAGAGTAGGTACGGTCGCGAATTAAATTCCGCCACGCAATTTTGATGTAGTTTATAAGCATGTCTCTCGGTTTTGGTGAAAAAAATATATGATCAGAGATATTTAGAACATCACTGATTATTTACCTGAACTCCCGTACCACTATGTATAACAAATTAGCTGTCAGACTCCAGCTCTCAGTTCTACGCATTAATACTCTGATAGCTATTGGCTGACGACTGAAAGCTACTTAAACATGAAACCCTTCCTGCATATTCTCCGTCACAACATGGCCATCGAACAGGTGAATCACGCGTCGGGCATAGTCGGCATCGTGGGGGGAGTGAGTTACCATGACGATGGTGGTTCCGGCATCGTTGAGTTCCGCCAACAGTTTCATCACTTCGTCGCCATGATCGGAATCGAGGTTTCCGGTCGGCTCATCGGCGAGGATTAATTTAGCATTCGCTACAACGGCACGCGCAATGGCCACCCGCTGCTGCTGACCACCGGAAAGCTGCTGTGGAAAGTGATTGCGCCGATGCATCATTCCCATTCGTTCCAGAGCTGTTTCTACTTTCTCTTTTCGTTCTTTGGAATCCACACCTAAATAAAGAAGAGGCAGTTCCACATTTTCAAAAACGGTCAGTTCGTCAATCAGGTTAAAGCTTTGGAAAATGAATCCAATATTTCCTTTTCGGAGCTGGGCTCGTTCTCTTTCCGAATGGTTGGAAATCTCATGATCCATAAAATAATATTCTCCTTCAGAGGGATTATCCAGCAGCCCCATAATATTCAAAAGAGTCGATTTCCCGCATCCTGAAGGACCCATAATGGCACAAAATTCACCTTCTTTAATTTCAAGATTCACATCATTCAAAGCAGTCGTTTCCACTTCTTCAGTGATGTATACTTTTCTAAGATTCTTTGTTTTAATCATGGCTTTGTTCGTTTTGTTGTTTTGTACGTGTATAAATTTTTGTAAGGAATTCGTGGTTTTGGGCTCTTATAAATAAGAGTTCGTAGTCAGTGGCTTGTTGTTAGTTGTAACTATTCATCAAAAAATTTAAATAATGTCTAAATCTAATTTTGAGACGCTTGAAGTCTATCAACTTTCCGAAACGTTGGCTGATAAAATTTGGAGTGTCGTTATAGTCTGGAATTACTTCGCTAAAGATACCGTTGGCAAACAACTTGTCCGTGCTGCTGATAGTATTGGTGCCAATATTGCGGAAGGAACTGGCAGAGGTACTTTTAAAGAAAATAAACGATTTGTTAAAATCGCCAGATCTTCTCTTTATGAAACCAAATTCTGGCTCAAAAGAGCTTCCAAACGAAATTTGATTAGTAAGAAAGAACTTCATGAACTCGCTCCTTTAATTACTGAATTAGCACCAAGATTAAATGCATATTTAAATTCAATAGGGAATTAGTCAGTTGTTGGTAGTATACTTGTTGAAAACCACCACTAACAACCTACAACTAACCACATACAACTTATTCTAACACCAAAACCTCATTATCACCAAATGTATCATAGCTTGAGGTGATGACTTTATCTCCGGGCTCAAGACCGGACAATACTTCGAAATACTCGGGGTTCTGTCTCCCTAAACGGATTTCGTGACGCACAGCCCGCGTTTCCTCTTCATTCAGCAGGAAGACCCAATTACCACCGCTGGTTTGATAAAATCCGCCACGTGCCAGACGAACGGCCTGGGCAGATTCTCCCAGTTCAAGCCGGATTCGAACAGTCTGGCCGCGCCGTAATCCTTCAGGTGCATCGCCCGGAAATTCCATATCCACTTCAAATTGCCCATCTGTAATAACCGGATAAATTTTTGTGATCTCCAGTTCATGATCTTCCCCATCAAAAGGAAACGACCCTTCGAGACCCGGAACAATCCTGGACAAATGAAACTCATCAATATTCACTCTCACTTTGTAATCATCCAGATTGTCAACCTGTCCAATTCGCTCTCCCGCAGAAATGGATTGCCCCTGGTTCAGCTCAATCGTACTCAACTGACCCGATGCCGGTGCGGTAACCGTTAAATTCTCCAGAATCTGCTGAACAGCTTCCAAATTTTGGTACATTCGCTGCTCCGAGTTATCCAACTGGCGGGATTGTGTTATGGTTTGAAGTGAATCCTTTTGGTATGATTCGTACGTCAGTTCATACCGTTTCTTCTGATAATCATAATTTGCACTGGTCTCTTCAAATTCCTGTTGAGAAATTAAATCATCTTCCCTGAGCTTCCTTTGGCGCTCATACTGGGCTTCTAAAATTTCCATCTGAGATCTTGCATTCGCCAGCTGTTCTTGAAGTTGCAACGTGTTTTGTTCGAGATTCAACCGCGAATTCCGAACATTGTTAATCTGATCATACAGTGCAGATGTCTGTTGCATTACCTGGAGTTGCAGGTTCGAATTAGACATCGAAAGAATCGTATCTCCCTCCTCAACCATCGTACCGGATTCGAGATAAACCTGCTTTACAACCCCACCTTCAATCGCATCAAGGAAAATGGTTTCGATCGGCTGAACCGTCCCCGTTACCTGGATAAACTCCTGGAATACATCTTCCTGAACCGTAGAAACGGTTATTCGCTCTCTTTCTACATTTAACGTCGATCGTACATCCATAAACCCGAGCACATACACAATCAATGCAACCAACAGTACTCCTCCGGCAACCATCGAAATCCGTTTGGTTGTCCAGGTTTTCTTCTCAATTTTTCGATCCATTCCCATATTTAAAAAGTAATTCTTTTGTTTTGAGTAATTTTAGTTCAACAAACGTGCCAAACTTCTAAATCGCGGTTTGAACAAGTTGAGCAAATATTCTATCCATTTATCTGTACGGAATGCAACAGGCAGTGTTCGATTTCGTACACTTTTTTTGATAGAACATGCAAATGCAGTTACTAATCAGCTATTTTACCCCACTGGTACGATTTTTGATTACTTTGGTGTGTCTCTACGTGATGTTAAGGAAAATGTTTAAGTATAAGGGCTATGAATAAACAGTTAAAAATGGGTCGGGTTCTTGTTGTTGATGACGATAAAGATGTTTTGCATGCAGCCCAGCTTTTCCTCAAACAACATGTCCAAAAAGTTCATGTTGAATCTAATCCCAAGGAAATTCCCAAACAACTTCAGGAGAACGATTATGATGTGGTTCTTCTCGACATGAATTTTCATGATGATGTAAGCAGTGGTGAGGAAGGATTTTACTGGCTGGATAAAATTCTGGAAATCGATTCTTCTTTGGCGGTTGTACTGATAACCGCCTACGGTGATATCGAAAAAGCCGTAAAAGCGGTTAAAAAAGGCGCCTCTGATTTCGTGTTGAAACCCTGGCAAAATGAAAAGCTTTTGGCAACCGTTCATTCAGCCGTTAATCTTAGCACATCCAAACGAGAAGTTCAGCAGTTAAAAAGTAAATACGACACGCTTCGCTCCGATCTTGAACAGCCCTATCAAAATATAATTGGTACAAGTCCGGCTATGCAGAAGGTCTTTCACACCATCGAAAAGGTGGCAAAAACCGATGCCAATGTATTAATTA includes:
- a CDS encoding ABC transporter permease, which codes for MLINYIKIAWRNLIRDRTYSFINIAGLTIGLSACLLLVLFARYELSFDTFHEKSDRIYRMTSVAETENEVIERAYTPVPLVQALKDELPEVEMATHLSRTNSARIEIEDQTVTIEDFYWTDQNFFDIFSVSVIEGNEPEFLSNPNSIVITQSVSETYFNSANPLGKTIQLSNDTYRVTGVVDDWPANSHFRPQFIATFNTLGSSEDDSWFSFNNRTYFLLEEKASIKSLMQKLPSILESKFGEQAQELGIEFTYTPQALTDIHLYSNLEGELEQNGSIRTIQIILAIAFLILLNACVNYINLSTARARKRAKEVGIRKALGSGRAHLIFQFLGEAFALTGISFLLSLMIIETILPGFNTLFNQELNSSMLFEPVSMSIFVSLMVLTALLAGIYPAFYLTSFSAKKVLKGDAGVNTKNSFSWGRRSMVVFQFLICITLMVSSLVILKQMRFIQQKDLGFEESNLIVIPLGTGEERNGFQALKDKLLANSNILGITSAPMYPGGEYANAQHWLPGETVGEYAEMGFVGPDFVDVFGMNIKEGRDFTENDQQSVIINETAVQRFGLGENPIGKQITRTDPRADERPMYEVVGVIEDFNTASLRETIQPLVMYQIGFNVNMIVRFAEGQTQSALSFIRDAFNEVNPNSTFEYHFVDDYLSEYYRADENFLRIVTSFTLLAVFIAGMGLLGLVGYFIQSRTKELAIRKVLGASVSNIMALLSKDFVLLVIIGFVIAIPVGWYAMNQWLTDFAYRIDIGADIFVLAGGAALLIAILTVSWQSIRAAFENPVDSLRSE
- a CDS encoding ABC transporter ATP-binding protein, giving the protein MIKTKNLRKVYITEEVETTALNDVNLEIKEGEFCAIMGPSGCGKSTLLNIMGLLDNPSEGEYYFMDHEISNHSERERAQLRKGNIGFIFQSFNLIDELTVFENVELPLLYLGVDSKERKEKVETALERMGMMHRRNHFPQQLSGGQQQRVAIARAVVANAKLILADEPTGNLDSDHGDEVMKLLAELNDAGTTIVMVTHSPHDADYARRVIHLFDGHVVTENMQEGFHV
- a CDS encoding four helix bundle protein; protein product: MSKSNFETLEVYQLSETLADKIWSVVIVWNYFAKDTVGKQLVRAADSIGANIAEGTGRGTFKENKRFVKIARSSLYETKFWLKRASKRNLISKKELHELAPLITELAPRLNAYLNSIGN
- a CDS encoding efflux RND transporter periplasmic adaptor subunit; protein product: MDRKIEKKTWTTKRISMVAGGVLLVALIVYVLGFMDVRSTLNVERERITVSTVQEDVFQEFIQVTGTVQPIETIFLDAIEGGVVKQVYLESGTMVEEGDTILSMSNSNLQLQVMQQTSALYDQINNVRNSRLNLEQNTLQLQEQLANARSQMEILEAQYERQRKLREDDLISQQEFEETSANYDYQKKRYELTYESYQKDSLQTITQSRQLDNSEQRMYQNLEAVQQILENLTVTAPASGQLSTIELNQGQSISAGERIGQVDNLDDYKVRVNIDEFHLSRIVPGLEGSFPFDGEDHELEITKIYPVITDGQFEVDMEFPGDAPEGLRRGQTVRIRLELGESAQAVRLARGGFYQTSGGNWVFLLNEEETRAVRHEIRLGRQNPEYFEVLSGLEPGDKVITSSYDTFGDNEVLVLE